The following proteins are co-located in the Candidatus Atribacteria bacterium genome:
- a CDS encoding nicotinate-nucleotide adenylyltransferase, with protein sequence MKRLGIMGGVFDPIHYGHLFTAEEARIEFKLDKVIFVPCRQPAHKRENDLSAPEDRYLMTILATGNNSFFEVSKVELNRPGPSYSIDTVQDFFKKYNSGVEIFFITGADAFLEIDSWYKSEKLITLCQFVAATRPGYDLNRLNEKFKKIIKIMEIPALSISSTDVRRRVREGKSIKYLLPQEVEKYINKKGLYRK encoded by the coding sequence ATCAAACGGTTAGGAATAATGGGCGGAGTTTTTGACCCCATACACTATGGGCATTTATTTACAGCTGAAGAAGCAAGAATTGAATTTAAGTTGGATAAAGTAATATTTGTACCCTGCCGTCAGCCTGCTCACAAAAGAGAAAATGATCTATCTGCCCCCGAAGATCGTTACTTAATGACTATCCTGGCTACCGGAAATAACTCTTTTTTTGAAGTATCCAAAGTAGAACTCAATAGACCAGGACCTTCTTATTCGATAGACACTGTTCAAGATTTTTTTAAAAAATATAACTCTGGTGTGGAAATATTTTTTATTACCGGAGCCGATGCTTTTTTAGAAATAGATTCCTGGTACAAAAGTGAAAAATTAATTACGCTTTGTCAATTTGTGGCTGCAACACGACCAGGATATGATTTGAATAGATTAAATGAGAAATTTAAAAAAATTATAAAAATTATGGAAATTCCCGCTTTATCTATATCTTCTACTGATGTCAGAAGAAGAGTGAGAGAGGGAAAAAGCATAAAGTATTTAC